From Phyllopteryx taeniolatus isolate TA_2022b chromosome 18, UOR_Ptae_1.2, whole genome shotgun sequence, the proteins below share one genomic window:
- the ylpm1 gene encoding YLP motif-containing protein 1 isoform X3, translating into MYPSWGNFGAPQSQNYGGPGPRKLPVGGHAGPPTAFGCLQASAGGSMFSSLQEQHLQQMQQLQMLHQKQLQNVLQHGNAPPAYGGGPPGGYSAPAWQSTEAAQLDRSAGPQCHMKGDSVAPQADHSQAPPPPPPPPHKIESQPAPPPPEPQSAKSQDANAAPKANGAKGKDTVAKDNDGSNLQDQQQLWYKQHLENLQKLRQEKAKQNQKDAEPPRSQAAQPPPPSEPPKGAPPPPPPKEEQPAPPPPPEPDKKQDPEEAARLQQLQAAAAQWQQVQQQRVSLHYQALMQQHEKLQQILEKYQPLIQQPANLQSLSPEMQLRHYEMQKQQFVPLFQEWELTFRLWFEQFQTYPHKDQLHDYENQWKQWQEQMNATNAHILATITALTALVPYAAMQYDNVGMGQYGAYPGQDMQMPPPLNQPPVTQPPMNQPPPPPVVAAGVTSQGPPPGPPPGPPSGPPPGPPPGPPPGPPPGPPSGPPSGPPPGPPPGPPPGPPPGPPPGPPPGPPPGPSHTQTAGPPPRGGAPTGMGPTCPVNVTPPNFNSMGGPRGSIPRFNQPMPFDGPPRFDQCFERPPSFQPPQQCFDGPPRFNQPRTRFDAPPRFDPPHQRFDGPPRFNQPGSRFDGPPRFDQPCQPFDGPPRFDHPPQPPFRRQSRFDQPPSHTGPQPPIESPPVPPQKQQGPPPQAQQTPTQPASVDTALKSVELQQSDQQKSKTQCSKSTTDKDMTDDSLESVGFFVSEPIPQTRTTSTEEDDTMDICNSPKQVEDMPSQPAATPLESKQAHSQNFPKPNGPSKNSNPPSVFSEASQKQQEQQPPRQLQSRPEPIGPPPGREQGQPLVPMQGRGQGQKGRGDFMGQNTGPPVGETNEMSHEFMPPEEELYEPQEQEGYQWQDPSYEEFGGEVCDEPGEEIWMPEDHHFETEEEYYEEPMQGPPMGRGGPMMRGHPPISRGGAPLGRGGPPMGRGGAPMGRGAPPMGRGGPPMSRDGPPLGRAGPDIGTGGPPMSRGGPPMGRGGPPMGRDGPPLGRAGLDIGTGGPPMGRGGPPMGRGGPPMGRDGPPLGRAGPDIGTGGPPMGRGGPPMGRGGPPMGRDGPPLGRTGPDIGTGGPPMGRGGPPMGRGGPPMGRGGPPMGRGGPPMGRGRPPMGRGGPPMGRGGPPLGRGGPPLGRGGPPMGRGEPSDSQWQEAESTEYYDEEEPCWGEGEPPMRGMRSPFPPDRGRPPRGHGPRGRPSFMQERGPPPHLAHGPVDEDSFGYGMDSGDMDMDESDHYMYHNDDPHNAMHPAAGRGRRPPPPPHELMDPDEEPFYHEEMEREEDWHPPYGRRPPMPHEIIERGRDMRRRPMGRGMARGMMRPGVPHEQEEGYSFGFVEDYGHREHDYGHGEEDYRRRPPHLDDPRHEGRFFDPEWDRERSPPDRDYPPPTSAFYQDERWLEERERGPPQPFDEYDRRRGDIRDRDYMDKPPSRPDDLAHPSEWDRPSRFDPPTERTYSPYRDRRDEPPLDRPPLQNDPGKNLPESSSDQQGGNVLALSQRQHEIILKAAQELKRMRELQEGKPDTASQHAPADTLPDLPAELLGLEIPPEVRNALKGMTASAQMAKTPSWDANPAAPVHTVAPKTVDYGHGHEPGTTVERIAYGERIVLRPDPDRGYEKEPLRDPYSRDPYYDRRPDPYMDRREYSREREFYREKPPPEYERERFGRERYPPRDRDDRRPFRPGYRERECDVRERDRSGSRDREDPFGRPGYDRPLFERAGPDRGGPERYGHTSSPFVDRSYPEERGPPAAPPLAPPPQSLPPVEKKPEIKNVDDILKPPGRLSRPERIVIIMRGLPGSGKSHVAKLIRDKEVDCGGAPPRVLVLDDYFMTEVEKVEKDPDTGKRVKRKILEYEYEPEMEATYRSSMLKTFKKTLDDGFFPFIILDTINDRVSQFDQFWSAAKTKGFEVYIAEITADTHTCAKRNAHARTLKDIMKMSNNWESTPRHMVRLDVRALLQDAAIEEVEMEDFNPEDEPKEAKREEEEEGDLGYIPKSKWEMDTSEAKLDKLDGLGSGSKRKRDGGHAAALEDYLQLPDDYATRKSQPGKKRVRWADLEEQKDADRKRAIGFVVGQTDWEKITDDSGRLAQKALNRTKYF; encoded by the exons ATGTACCCGTCCTGGGGCAACTTCGGTGCGCCCCAGTCGCAAAACTACGGCGGGCCCGGCCCGCGAAAGCTGCCGGTCGGAGGCCACGCCGGGCCGCCGACGGCTTTCGGCTGTTTGCAGGCCTCGGCGGGCGGCTCCATGTTCTCGAGCCTGCAGGAGCAGCACCTCCAGCAGATGCAGCAGCTCCAGATGCTGCACCAGAAGCAGCTCCAGAATGTGCTCCAACACGGCAACGCGCCGCCGGCCTACGGTGGCGGACCCCCGGGTGGCTACTCGGCGCCGGCCTGGCAGTCGACGGAAGCGGCCCAGCTGGATCGGAGCGCCGGGCCGCAGTGCCACATGAAGGGGGACTCCGTCGCGCCACAGGCGGACCACTCGCAGGCtccgccgccgcctccgccgccgccgcacaaGATTGAGTCCCAGCCGGCTCCTCCTCCGCCCGAGCCCCAGTCAGCGAAATCGCAGGACGCCAACGCCGCTCCCAAAGCTAACGGTGCAAAAGGAAAGGACACAGTCGCCAAAGACAACGACGGCTCCAATTTGCAG GATCAACAGCAACTTTGGTACAAGCAGCATCTCGAGAATCTGCAGAAGTTGAGGCAAGAGAAAGCCAAGCAGAATCAAAAGGATGCCGAGCCGCCCCGCAGCCAAGCGGCGCAGCCTCCTCCTCCGTCCGAGCCGCCCAAAGGTGCGCCTCCACCACCTCCTCCGAAGGAAGAGCAGCCAGCGCCGCCTCCGCCTCCTGAG cCTGACAAAAAGCAAGACCCCGAGGAGGCGGCCCGTCTCCAGCAGCTACAGGCTGCAGCGGCTCAGTGGCAGCAGGTTCAGCAGCAGCGAGTCAGCTTACATTATCAGGCTCTTATGCAGCAGCATGAAAAGCTCCAGCAGATACTCGAAAAGTATCAGCCTCTCATTCAACAACCTGCAAACCTACAG TCGTTGTCACCCGAGATGCAGCTAAGGCATTATGAAATGCAAAAGCAGCAGTTCGTCCCCCTGTTCCAAGAGTGGGAGCTTACCTTCAGGCTCTGGTTTGAGCAGTTCCAAACATATCCGCACAAAGACCAGCTGCATGACTACGAGAACCAATGGAAGCAGTGGCAAGAGCAGATGAATGCCACCAATGCTCACATTCTTGCGACAATTACCGCTCTTACTGCGTTGGTGCCATACGCTGCAATGCAGTATGATAATGTAGGTATGGGGCAGTATGGCGCTTACCCTGGACAAGACATGCAAATGCCGCCGCCATTGAATCAACCACCAGTGACTCAGCCACCAATGAATCAGCCACCACCACCTCCTGTAGTTGCTGCTGGTGTGACATCCCAAGGTCCACCGCCAGGTCCACCGCCAGGTCCACCATCAGGTCCGCCGCCAGGTCCGCCGCCAGGTCCGCCGCCAGGTCCGCCGCCAGGTCCACCATCGGGTCCACCGTCAGGTCCGCCGCCAGGTCCACCACCAGGTCCGCCGCCAGGTCCACCACCAGGTCCACCGCCTGGGCCGCCGCCTGGTCCACCGCCAGGTCCTTCGCACACTCAAACTGCTGGACCACCACCCAGAGGAGGCGCCCCCACTGGAATGGGACCCACATGCCCTGTCAATGTTACACCACCAAACTTTAACAGCATGGGGGGTCCAAG AGGAAGCATCCCCAGATTCAACCAGCCAATGCCGTTCGATGGACCTCCAAGATTTGATCAGTGTTTCGAGCGTCCCCCTTCATTTCAGCCCCCACAACAGTGCTTTGACGGTCCACCTCGGTTTAACCAACCAAGAACGCGCTTTGATGCTCCGCCTCGGTTTGATCCACCCCACCAACGCTTTGACGGACCACCTCGTTTTAACCAACCAGGGTCGCGTTTTGATGGGCCTCCTAGATTTGACCAGCCCTGCCAGCCCTTTGACGGTCCCCCCAGATTTGACCATCCGCCACAACCCCCATTCCGGCGGCAGTCTAGATTTGACCAACCTCCAAGCCACACTGGCCCTCAGCCTCCCATTGAAAGCCCACCAGTTCCTCCACAGAAACAGCAAGGACCCCCACCACAAGCCCAACAAACCCCCACACAACCTGCCAGTGTGGATACGGCATTAAAATCGGTTGAGTTGCAGCAGTCTGATCAACAAAAGAGTAAAACTCAATGTAGTAAGTCGACCACTGATAAAGACATGACCGATGACTCGCTTGAAAGTGTTGGATTTTTTGTCAGTGAACCAATACCTCAGACCAGAACGACAAGCACAGAGGAAGATGATACTATGGACATTTGCAACTCACCCAAACAAGTTGAAGATATGCCATCCCAGCCTGCTGCTACTCCTCTGGAATCAAAACAAGCCCATTCACAGAACTTTCCCAAACCAAATGGCCCATCAAAAAACAGCAACCCTCCCTCTGTGTTTTCAGAGGCCTCCCAAAAACAACAGGAGCAGCAACCACCTAGACAATTGCAGTCAAGACCTGAACCTATAGGGCCTCCCCCGGGTAGAGAGCAAGGTCAGCCCCTGGTACCCATGCAAGGACGAGGACAGGGGCAGAAGGGGCGCGGAGACTTCATGGGACAAAACACCGGACCACCGGTGGGGGAGACAAATGAAATGTCTCATGAATTTATGCCTCCCGAGGAAGAATTGTATGAGCCGCAAGAGCAAGAGGGCTATCAGTGGCAAGATCCTTCATATGAAGAGTTTGGTGGCGAGGTGTGTGATGAACCGGGTGAAGAAATTTGGATGCCAGAGGACCATCACTTTGAAACAGAGGAGGAGTATTATGAAGAACCAATGCAGGGACCTCCTATGGGTAGAGGTGGGCCTATGATGAGAGGACATCCCCCTATAAGCAGAGGAGGTGCCCCATTGGGTCGAGGAGGACCGCCCATGGGCAGAGGTGGAGCGCCCATGGGTAGAGGTGCACCGCCCATGGGCAGAGGTGGACCGCCAATGAGCAGAGACGGGCCACCTTTGGGTAGGGCAGGACCGGATATTGGCACAGGAGGTCCACCCATGAGTAGAGGTGGTCCACCAATGGGAAGAGGTGGTCCGCCCATGGGCAGAGACGGGCCACCTTTGGGTAGGGCAGGACTGGATATTGGCACAGGAGGTCCACCCATGGGTAGAGGTGGTCCACCAATGGGAAGAGGTGGTCCACCCATGGGCAGAGACGGGCCACCTTTGGGTAGGGCAGGACCGGATATTGGCACAGGAGGTCCACCCATGGGTAGAGGTGGTCCACCAATGGGAAGAGGTGGTCCGCCCATGGGCAGAGACGGGCCACCTTTGGGTAGGACAGGACCGGATATTGGCACAGGAGGTCCGCCCATGGGCAGAGGAGGTCCGCCCATGGGGAGAGGAGGTCCGCCTATGGGGAGAGGAGGTCCCCCCATGGGGAGAGGCGGGCCCCCCATGGGGAGAGGCAGGCCCCCCATGGGGAGAGGCGGCCCCCCCATGGGGAGAGGCGGGCCCCCCTTGGGGAGAGGCGGGCCCCCCTTGGGGAGAGGCGGGCCCCCCATGGGGAGAGGAGAACCCAGCGACAGTCAATGGCAAGAAGCTGAGTCAACTGAGTACTATGACGAAGAGGAACCTTGTTGGGGAGAGGGGGAACCTCCGATGAGAGGGATGAGATCCCCATTTCCGCCTGACCGCGGCCGTCCACCACGCGGTCATGGACCGCGCGGCCGTCCTAGTTTCATGCAGGAACGAGGACCCCCGCCGCACCTAGCGCATGGGCCAGTGGATGAAGATTCATTCGGCTATGGTATGGACTCTGGTGATATGGACATGGATGAATCTGATCATTACATGTATCATAATGATGATCCGCATAACGCAATGCACCCAGCTGCAGGAAGAGGCAGGcggccaccaccaccacctcacGAATTAATGGATCCCGATGAGGAGCCATTTTATCACGAAGAGATGGAGCGTGAGGAGGATTGGCATCCACCCTACGGCAGACGTCCGCCAATGCCGCACGAGATCATTGAAAGAGGAAGAGATATGAGAAGACGACCTATGGGTCGTGGAATGGCTAGAGGCATGATGCGGCCTGGTGTACCACATGAACAGGAAGAAGGATACAGTTTTGGTTTCGTTGAGGACTATGGTCACAGAGAGCACGACTATGGTCACGGAGAAGAAGACTATCGCCGGAGGCCGCCGCATCTCGATGACCCTCGACATGAGGGCAGGTTCTTTGATCCTGAGTGGGACAGAGAGCGATCTCCACCGGACAGGGACTATCCACCCCCAACCTCCGCGTTCTACCAGGATGAGCGCTGGCTTGAGGAAAGAGAGCGAGGTCCACCGCAACCATTCGATGAGTATGACCGAAGAAGAGGTGATATCAGAGATCGCGATTACATGGACAAGCCACCATCCCGACCGGACGATCTAGCACATCCTTCAGAATGGGATCGGCCTTCAAGATTTGACCCGCCAACAGAGAGAACATATTCCCCCTATCGAGACCGTAGAGACGAGCCTCCTTTGGATAGACCTCCACTCCAAAATGACCCTGGCAAAAACCTGCCAGAGAGTTCATCAGACCAGCAGGGAGGGAATGTGCTCGCTCTTTCGCAGCGACAACATGAAATCATATTGAAAGCTGCTCAAGAATTAAAACGGATGAG GGAACTGCAGGAGGGGAAGCCCGATACTGCATCTCAGCATGCCCCTGCTGATACTTTACCTGACCTCCCTGCTGAGCTCCTTGGTTTGGAGATCCCACCAGAAGTCAGAAATGCTCTGAAG GGCATGACCGCATCTGCTCAAATGGCTAAAACACCGTCTTGGGATGCAAATCCTGCCGCGCCTGTGCACACAGTGGCTCCAAAGACCGTGGATTACGGCCATGGACATG AACCTGGTACCACTGTGGAGCGCATCGCTTATGGTGAGAGGATTGTGTTGAGGCCTGACCCAGACAGGGGCTATGAAAAAG AACCTCTTCGAGATCCTTACAGCAGAGATCCCTATTATGACAGAAGACCAGACCCTTACATGGACCGTCGGGAGTACAGTAGAGAGAGAGAATTCTACCGAGAAAAACCTCCACCGGAATACGAAAGAGAACGTTTTGGAAGGGAACGCTATCCTCCAAGAGACCGAGATGATAG GCGCCCTTTTCGTCCGGGCTACCGGGAAAGAGAATGCGACGTTCGAGAGAGGGACCGAAGCGGCAGCCGCGATCGGGAGGATCCTTTCGGAAGGCCCGGCTACGACAGGCCTCTCTTTGAGCGCGCTGGACCCGACCGTGGCGGTCCCGAGCGTTACGGCCATACCTCCTCACCTTTTG TAGACAGAAGTTACCCAGAGGAACGTGGGCCCCCCGCCGCACCGCCGCTGGCACCGCCGCCACAGTCACTGCCGCCTGTTGAGAAGAAGCCTGAGATCAAGAACGTGGACGATATTCTCAAACCCCCCGGAAGGCTGTCGCGGCCTGAGAGG ATTGTCATCATCATGAGAGGGCTACCGGGGAGCGGAAAGAGTCACGTTGCAAAGCTCATACGG GATAAAGAGGTGGACTGCGGCGGCGCCCCACCAAGAGTTCTGGTTTTAGATGACTATTTTATGACGGAGGTTGAGAAAGTCGAGAAAGACCCTGACACGGGCAAAAGGGTCAAAAGAAAG ATTCTCGAGTATGAGTATGAGCCAGAGATGGAGGCCACCTACCGCAGCAGCATGCTGAAGACGTTTAAGAAGACTCTGGACGATGGCTTTTTCCCTTTCATCATATTGGACACTATCAATGACAGGGTCAGCCAGTTTGATCAGTTTTGGAGCGCTGCCAAAACGAAAGGTTTTGAG GTCTATATTGCTGAAATCACTGCTGACACCCACACTTGTGCAAAGAGAAACGCCCACGCGCGCACACTTAAGGACATTATGAAg ATGTCCAATAACTGGGAGTCCACGCCTCGTCACATGGTCCGCTTGGATGTTCGAGCCCTGCTGCAGGACGCTGCTATAGAGGAG GTGGAAATGGAAGACTTCAACCCTGAAGATGAGCCTAAAGAAGCcaagagagaggaggaggaagagggtgaTCTG GGCTACATTCCAAAAAGCAAATGGGAGATGGACACCTCGGAAGCAAAACTCG ACAAGCTGGACGGCTTGGGGAGCGGCAGCAAGAGGAAGCGTGACGGCGGCCACGCGGCAGCCTTGGAGGACTACCTTCAGCTGCCCGACGACTACGCCACCCGCAAGTCTCAGCCGGGAAAGAAGAGG gtGCGATGGGCCGATCTGGAAGAGCAAAAGGACGCCGATCGCAAGCGTGCGATCGGCTTCGTGGTGGGCCAAACAGACTGGGAAAAAATCACAGACGATAGCGGTCGGCTTGCACAGAAAGCGCTCAACCGGACGAAATATTTCTAA